In Pelodiscus sinensis isolate JC-2024 chromosome 19, ASM4963464v1, whole genome shotgun sequence, the DNA window GGGACACTTCGAGTGGGGGTGCTGTCCGATGATCTCACCACCTGCGGGTGTGTAGAATTGGGTGTTGTAAGCAGAATGTTCCAAGATTGGTCGTAAGCACAtcccttttgaaagagggatgtaaattaggcagatcgaaagtgcaaatgaagcatggatttaaatatcccatgcttcatttgcatattcatgtctgattgctgtttcaaaaaagggcattttgaaagtgaaactgcaatctagacacggttctttcgaaaaaaaacacaaccctttttcaaaagatcccgtactaattttttcaggagtttgggatctttcgaaaaagggtgggttttttttgaaagaactgtgtctagactgcggtttcacttttgaaatgcccttttttgaaacagcaatcagatgcaaatatgcaaatgaagtgcaggatatttaaatacatttgcacttttgataggcctaatttacatccctctttcgaaagagggatgtagtttagacacagcccaggaaggcggtgaagtactggaattggttacctaaggaggtggtggaatctccatccctagaggtttttaagtctccaattgacaaagccctggttgtgttgatttagttgggattggtcctgccttgggcagggggctggacttgatgacctcctgaggtctcttccagctctgggattctacgattctatgacttTTACTCAGTTACATTTTTTTCCaagtagcagtacttttactTATGTAACTTATTTTGGTACTTTTTGCACCACTAGCAACAGCAGAGAGGAAATGATTCTGCCCCGCCTGGAAAGGAAACACCCTCGATCCCTAAGAATGGGAAATGTGGTGTCATGTGACCATTTCCCTGGGAGAGCGTGATGATGGCCCCTATAAACTTCCCCAGTGGCAAGAAGCGGAACAGAgccctctgcagccatggagtcgGACAGCTCCTACCGCAAATGGGACAGCGCCGAGGAGGTGGAACTGAGCCTGCCGGAAGCgagtggtgccaggagaggaCGGAAAGGTGAgttggggtgaggtggggtggcCTTGCGGGTAGGGTGAGGAGCTGCCCGGGGAGGCAGGAGGCCCGTGTCCGACTCCTGGCTTTGCTAATTAGAGGTTGGCCAGAAGCAGgggggtttctctctctctccttcccagttAGCTCTTGGTTAAGGCTGGATATTCCCATCATCCTTTACTCTTCCAGGGCATACCCCTTGCTGGGTGATGGCAGTACCTTGGGTGTTGCTATTTGGGGCATGACACTAGCCTTGTGAGCCTGCCCCCATCTTCCTCCTGCACCGTAAGTCAGGGGCATCTCAGTCTGGGGTCACAACAACCCCAGCCAGTGTTTGGGGGTCAcgctcagctgcccctccccaggggaggggggttccCAGTGTGAAATGGAGCACGGGGCGCTGAGAACCGCCGCCAGGCATTTACCCTACAGtgaatctctccctccctctgccccatcgGTAACCATGTTTCAGGCCTGGTGACCCCCAGAccctgggaatggggggagggtttGATCCAGCATGGAGGGGTCTCACCCATGTTGCTCTCCACAGCTCTTTGCCTCCCCGAGTCCACCCAAGGCAAGGCCATTGCGATCCTGTACGTGCTGCTGATGCTCTGCTTTGTGGTGTTCACCGCGCTCGTTGCGGTGCGGCTCGGGAACCGTGAGTCTCCTCTTCCTTTCTgccctggcctctgctctccccgTTACTTCCGGGAAGGTGGCGGCTCTGCCCGGGGCTTGGGGGATTTCAGCCGCGGGGCACAAACCTGGGCTGAGATCAGAGGCTCAGCTGCGACTTGAATTATGGAGCAGGGTCGTGGCTGGGTCACTGCCGCTCAGCTTTGCATTAAGGGACCCAGCTGGATCTAAGGGCGGAGAGttgcctgagcccccttccaccgCCCGGCTTTCCATTGTGCTTGTGCACGGAAACCTCCGACAAATCCCACCCAAAGACCATGGCTGGGCCATGAAGTTGTGAAATGGAAACAGTGCAACGGGCAGGCTGAAGATGCctctcgggggggggaggggtcctctGGAAGTCAGAGGGGGGAGCGGGTCCTGCACACGCGCACTGCCACCATTGCACCTTACCACAAGGAGAGCTTTCCCCAGACACACACGTTCCTTTCCTTTGGCATCCTGCAGCCCGCTAACCACGCACAAACGGAGCCCGGctcctggggcagcaggcagctgtgtGCTCTGCACAGCACTCGGAGCCAGCGTTCCCTCgaatctcttccatccatgtgcagaataaatgctttgtgcactgaggcatgtgtgaatgtgcactaccTGGAGCAACACAAAAACCTAGCAGGGCAGGAGGGatctgctaagcagctgggcaTTAGAATCTCTCCTGCCCGGCTGCACAATCACCCAGCTGCCCGAGAACACGGCGCAGAGCCCTGCACGGCTGCGGGAAGGCTGAGCCATCTGATTCTCAGCTTTGCATGCCCCGTGACTGTGTGTGGCAGTAGCAGTGGCACCGCACTTCCTGGGGCTACTGGCAGCCCAGTGTAACATAGAGCAGCCCCAATGCAGCTCCGCTCTGTacctagggcagagctggtgccCAGAATCATGAATCCCTGCGCTGACACCAGGACAAATGAAACCGGGGATCACAGCCAGTGTGGGCTAATGTCACCAGGAGCCTGGGGCAGTAACGGGGAGTTCTGTGCACGTCACAGCACACTGACGCCCCTAGAGATATGGGTTTTCCCGGCTCTTTAATTTAACTCTACCAAGAGGTCTCCTGTCTACAGTGTCTCAGGGTCTTGAGGACGCCCAGCTGGATCGAGAAACGATCAGAAGAGATGCCAAGAGAAATCTGTCAGATCTCCAGCACGACCTAGGTGGGCGGATCCAGGAAACATTTCTGTTCCTTGCCTGATATGGCAGACCGTTTTGGGTTCTTACACCTCCAGGGATGGGCGAACTGGGCCCTCGGGCTCAGTTGTGTGGTTGCTGGAAGTCGGTGTTGCTCCAGGGACTTCAGGGGAGCTGAGCAGACACAGCTCTAGGGGTCTGAGCCCACCTGGAACAGGGTCTGTGTCAGGAGGGGGTCAAGGGCAGGAGCTGTTCACTGCTCTTAGAACTTCTTGTCCTGTTCCTAGGATCACTGATTGTCCAATGAGATTTTGCTCTGATGAGGTCACCATTCTGCCAGTGTCTCATTGGCCGAGTGTTACCCCGCTGTGGGAGGCTTGGTGCAGGTGCACTTGGCCTGTCCCAGGAGTAGTCAGGTGTCTGGGTCCCCCATAAGCAGCTACTGCTTGAGAGAGGGGACCAAGACCTGTCTCCCCCAGGACAGACCCAGCCCAAATGAAGCAAGGAAGCAGGAATCTGGAAGAGGGTGAAATGTGGTGGGTTGCCAATCACCCAGCAGTCACCCCTGCTAACCCACTGAGGGGTAAGACCATTGCAGAGGGGCAGGGCAAAGAGGAGCCCCCATGCTGGGGGTGTCGGATGCCCCTGGATTGCCTCAATGCAATCCTGGGTCTGACTCGTTCTttccaccccacacctcctgcctctctcaatAAACGCTGCTGTTCACTTGCTGATTTGCCCCCAGGACTCTGAATGcagcagtgagcctgggcccagcTGGACTGGCTGGGTGCTGCCTGTCACGGGTGCTGAGCAGGTCCCTGTACCAGTGGGCTCATGGGCAGCTCCTGCTGCTCCAAAGGGCATTTGCACTGCAGCTGAGTTGAGGGTGGCTGGTGTTGACGCTACTGCGAGGGCCGGATCTCAGGAGCTCTGGCTGCTGACTCCCAGTGTGTTCTTGAAGGAGTTGGAGcatctctctgggcctcagtttctctatctgTGAAAAGGGGAACAGTTCTGGTCGTTGTGCAAGCGAGCAATTCAGCTCAGGGAGAGTCTTTTTAAaagacgactgggacttttcagcttagaagagaggagactatggggggacaggatagaggttttttaaaatcaaggctggtatggaaaaagtgaataaggaaaagtcatttacttgttCCGATAACAGAattgggggtcaccaaatgaaattaatgggttgtgttttcttcacacaacacacagtcaaccagtggaactccttgccagaggatgttgtgcagaccaggatgttaacagggttcaaaaagagctagatacattcatggaggacaggtccatcaatgactactcGCCAGGAATGGGGGCCTTAatctctgtttgttagaggctgggaatgggcaacaggggatggatcacttggtgattctctgttctgtttattccctctgggacacctggcattggccactgtcagtagccaggacactgggctagatggacctttggtctgacccagtctggccgttcttatgttctcatctCGTATCTGTGCCGTGCCCAGGACACCAGGGTCCTGATCTCAGTTGGGGTCTGTGAACACCTGGAACACGGGGCCTCAGTCTCAGCGGGGGCTTCTAGGCAATAAGAAGTGAAACCCATTTACAGCCTTACCAAATGCTCCCTGGAAGGaggatgctgctgctgcatctggTACCAAAGGGCTTTCCTTGTGCtcctggcgccccctgcaggcgATGAGGGTAGGTTCACACAGTCACTCACTAGAGACTTCTGCTACATTCCTTGGGCTTCATCCTGCCTGGTCTCTACCTGTGTCTGTCCTTAGGGCTACAGCTCTCTGCTCCTCGGTTGGGCAAATGCAGCCTTTTGATCTCCTTTGGCCAGAGCACAGGTCTGTGCCTCCCTATTCGGGCCCCAGCCAGGCACTgactccctccatccctgccagctctgctgggcaCCGATTGGCTGCTTCTGTGTATCCTTTCTAGGCAGGCCTCCAGGAGCCATCTTCCTTGCTCCTTcctggggctggggtcaggggcacCATTTAGGTAGGGCAGGGGGctctagcccccctcccccaagttcaACCCCCTCTGAATTTCGAATTTGAAGTCTGCTTAAAACTCTTAACTTCAACAGAGCTAGCGAGGCTTCTATCTTTGCCCTTAGAGCCGCCAGTTTATTTATAAGCCGAGGAAGGCAGGGTGACTCAGATAGTAAAAGACTTGTCGTTCAATTAATTGAAGGGTCATTTTAGATGATCATGAAAATTTTGCCAGGTTCTCCAGTTAGAAGATCGGCAACAAAAGGCAGGAATAAATCTTGAGGCTGGAGAGAGTTAGAGTGGTGTGccccaggggtctgttctgggaccacgGCTGGGCAACTTACTTATAAGTGATCTGGATAAAGGGGTAAACTGTGAAAAGGCAACATTTTCTGCTGATACAAAATTACCCAACACAGTTAAGTCCAGACCTGACTGCAAATAGTTACAAGGGGACCTCACAAAATTGGATGGTTGGGCAACTCAAGGACAGATGGAATTCAATGTGGATAATGCCCAGGGAACTGCACTTGATGATCTCacaaagttccttccagttctagcctcCTATGACTCTACAAAATGCAAAATAATACACATTGAAAAATAGAGTCCCAACTCTACATAGAAACTGATGGGgcctaaattagctattaccactcaagcaggatcttggaatcattgtggctaGCTCGCTGACCACATCAGCTCAATCAAAGATGCTAACAGGAAACTGGGAACCATGAGGAAAGGAATAGCTAACAAGACAGAGACTATCATGCTGTCTCTGTAGAAATTCACGGTATGCTCATATCTCGAAGGCTGTGTGCTGACGTGGCTGCCCCAGCTAAAAAAAGATAtgctggatttggaaaaggtacagagaagggcaacagctTCCCTCTGAGGAGGGCTTAAAAAGattggggcttttcagcttgaaCAAGTGGCAACAACAGGGGGATATGTCAGAGGTCTATACAGTCATTAGTAGTGTGGAAAaactcagtggctatgtctagactggcatgattttccagaaatgcttttaacagaaaagttttcagttaaaatcatttttggaaaagagcatctagattggcaggactcttttccgcaaaagcactttttgccgaaaagcatccgtggccaatctagacgcgcttttgcgcaaaaaagccccaattgccatttttgcgatcggagcttttttgcgcaaaacaaatctcagctgtctacactggcccttttacgcaaaagggacttttgcccgaacgggagcagcatagtatttccacaaaaagcactgatttctcacagtaggaagtcagtgcttttgtggaaattcaagcggccagtgtagacagctgacaagtttttctggaaaagcggctgattttccggaaaatctggccagtctagacacagccagtaagaAAATTTTATTTCCTCCTTCACATGACACAGGAAGGCCACCTGAAGAAATgtagaggcagcaggtttaaatcaaagAGAAGTTATTGCATTAAAGTCAGCCTGTGGAGCCCTTTGCCAGGGGTCGGGGTGAAGGCCCAAACTGCTAAAAGGTTCCAATAAGAAGTTCATGGAGGGTGGGTTCAtcagtggctactagccaggatgggcagggatgggtccctgcctctgtcagaaactgGGGATGGGCGACAGGCGATAGGTCACCTGGTGACCCCCTGTTCTGCTCGCTCCCTCTGGGGAAcccggcattggccgctgtcaggaGACGGGACCCTGGGCGAGATGGATGCTCGGTTCtgcccagtgtggccgttcttacatagaacccagaggcagctgccctgCCGTAATGCACcaagtggcacccccccccccaccgagcCGGGACAGAAGCCAGGCATCCCGGTGGGGTCTCCTAGCAACAAAGTAAGAATATCGGAGACTCTTGCGATTCACACAGTTGCTATTACTGATTCTGCATATTCGCAAGACTCTCCCGTCCCTCCCGTTACACCCCATCCCCCGGCCTGGGAGGGGGGACGCCGCATCGGGGGACCTGTTCCCGGACGGCAGCAGCAGTTCCGGGGCCTGCCCCCACTCACCGCGGTGGAGTTCATTGCAGCGGCCGGAAGCTGCTGCCCCGCCGTACTGCACTCGGGGATTTTGCCGttggacacccctccccccagtgacaTGGCTGAGATCTGGGGGGAAGTGGAGCCCGGGGAGTGGAGCTACGTTTCTGCTTTTCCCGCCATCactgttggtgtgtgtgtgtctgtgtggggggCCAACCACTACTAGTGCCACCTCCCCCCACTAGTCCTCAGGCCATCCAGAGACTCTGGTCCTTGCCGCTCCCACCCAaggattttgggggaggggtgtctcgtGCCCCCTTAGCTCCCTCAGACATCGCCCCGGCTGTTTGGTCTGGATGAATTCAGTCTTTCTGTCTCCCTTTTGCAACTCTCCCCTCACCGGCCGTTACTGGGGCCTTTGATGAACGTTCACTCACTTTTCATAGCTGAGCTTGCCAGGAGGTCGATCTGCAGACCGCGTGTGTGTCTTGGGTGGGAACGGGAGGAGAGTGCACATTGCAGCAGCACAGACACCCTCAGAGAGGGGGGCGCGTCCCCCACACATCAATTATACTCCGCTACCAAGAGGTCTCCTGTCTATAGTGTCTCAGGGTCTTGTGGAAGCCCAGCTGGATCGAGAGACGATCAGAAGCGATGCCCAGAGAAATCTGTCAgatctccagcaccacctaggtgaGCGGATCCAGGAAACGTTCCTCACCCTTTCATCCGGCAGATCTTCTCTCGCCTCAAGTCAGAGGAGAGTCAGTCCCAGGGGTTAAACTCTTGGCTGGTGATGGCCGTGGAGCCGAGCTGGCTTCCGTGAGCCCGGGAGCTGGCCCACAGCTACTCCTCGGaggggtgtgatttttttcacacccttgacaGGTGTAGCTTTTCTGACCCATCCTGTTCTGTAGACAGGACTGGGTTGATGGAAGGATTTTTCCATTGATATGGCCACGGTCTCTTGGGAAAGTGGGTTAACTGCCATGACAGGGACACCCCTCCTGTTGTAGTGATGGTCTACACTGAGGTGCTGCAGCTGGCACATGTTAGGTGTGGCTCTACCCTTAAAAGCTGCTACACCAGGTCCTGATCCTAGGACCACGGATTGTCCAATGGGTGTTTGTTCTGATGAGGTCATGCTTCTTCCTTGTGTCCCATTGGCTGAGAGTGTCACCCAGGTGGGCAAGCCCTGGGCAGGAGTAGAATTGGTCTGTCCCAGGAGTAGGCAGGTTTCCGGAGCCCCATAAATGCAGCTActgctggggggagtgggagctgaGTCCGGTTTCACCCAGAACACACCCCAGCGGAGCCAAAGAAAGGATCTGGGCAGAGGGAGGCCCCAGTCTGCCCGGGGAAGTGTGGTGCCCAGCCACCCAGCAAATGGCCCTGCCAACCCACGGAAGGTTGGGACCATTGCAGAGGGGTGGGGCAAAGAGGGGCCCCATGCGGAGGGTGTCAGATGCCCCTGGATTGCCTCAATGCAGTCCTGGGTGTGACCCGTTCTTTCCAGCACACTCCCCCTGCGCGGGTCCCTGCCGGGTCTCTCTGAATAAACGCTGCTGTTCACTTGCTGATTGGGACTCTGAACATGGCAACGAGCTGTGCCCAGCTGGACTGCCTGGGTGCTGCTGTGCTGCACATCGCGGGCACGGGGTATGTCCTGGTAGCAGTGGGCtcatgggcagcccctgctgctccaaAGGGCGTTTGCGCTGCAGCTGAGTCAAGGATGGCTGGTGTTTAGGGTACATCAAGGGCTGGACCTCAGGAGCTCGGACTTTGGTCCCCCGTTCGACTGCCGACTCCCCATGTAACCGGGAAGGAGTCTTGGCGTCTCtatgagcctcagtttccctatctgtgaaatggggaacATTTCTGGGCTGTTTGCCTCTAACTGTCTCTCACTctgggcctgggcagggctgacctcagcacctagcacaaagggTCCTTGATCGCAGGTGGGGTCTAAAGGAGCACAGGGATATAACTCCCTAACAACTATAAGTGAAACCCACTCACGATTGCCCGGAATTTTCGCACACACCTGGATGAACAGTTGTGCTCCTCAGGGATGGTGCATGGGGTCGGGGCAGCACGAGGGCCTGTGTTGTTAGTTCAAAGGGGAACTCCCCATTCTCTCCTCTTTCTTTAGAGTCGAAGATGTCCAATGAACTCGGCGGGCTTAGCAGTCAACTTCTCAACGGTAGGTTCTGCTGAGGTTTCGCGCCATGTTGGGCATAAGCCGCTCCGTGGGCTGCCAACCCAGCATTCTAAGTCACGAGAGAAGCTCACGAGACTGGCTTAAAATGCACgagattttcaaaaatacactAAACATGGGGCTTGATTGACGAGTGTTCTGGTTTCCGAGCCACTCCGGTCTCACGTGGGTCACTTTAAAGCCGGTCTCTGCTCCCGCGAGGGGcagaaattcatttttaaatgaaagccgaGACTCCAATCTGCAGAAGGCCCTGGGGGTGTGAAGAAAGATCAAATCTCACAAGACGGGTAAGAAAATCCTGGGGGTCGGCAGCATGGAGCCTTGCAGGGAACTTGGGCGAGGGCTCCCCCCTTGACGTGCCCTGGATGGCAGGTGTCAGCCCTGTGTTGTTTGCAGTGTCCGAGGAGCTGGCTGGGCTTAGGCGAGGGATGGAGAAGATCCAGGCTGATCAGGTGAAAGACCCATCGACGCTGCAGAAGGTCTTGGGTGAGAAAATCCTTTGCCCTCCCACGCCACTGCCGGGCAGGGGGAACCGTGGGTCTGAGCTTCCCGCGTGGAGGTCAAGCTACTatggaaggagagaggggacGACCCTTCTctgccccaagccctgctcctgctccacccacccccaCTTCTCCCTTCTCCAAGCCTTGCCCCTACTCCACTCCTCCCAAGCCTCTCTGCtccacccacccccactcctcttctCCAAGCCCCGCCCCGCTTCATCCTACCCCCCACTCCTTCCTTCCCCAAGccccgcctctgctccacccacccccactcctcttctccaagccccgcccctgctctaccccgccccactcctcccttccccaagcccccctgctgtaacccccactcctctcttctCCATGCCCCGCCCATCCTCTACCCCTCCCATCCTCATTGCATCCCTTCCcgcaagcccctcccccaagtgatGTGATCAGGGGATTACTGGGAGGcctggcccaggcccagccccagccccagccctccacgCCCCTGGCCCTCGGCTGTGCCACTCGCTGGAGGGGAGTAGGGGTGccgggtgtctggttttcacccagacagtccggtatttgtgagctttgtccggtaaaaaaaccccAGGAAATGCTGGACATTTCACGTTTCCTGTTTTCCCGGGATGGAAGCCCGgaggggacaattttcccctgccgtgtCTGGCAGGGGCGAGGGAGTGAGGCGCACGGCAGAGTCGGAGTGAAGGCCGCACCTGCTCCCCCCTCAAATGGCCCCCACCCTCTGCCGACTCCCTCCCCGtcccccggcttccctgtgcttactggaTGGGAGCTGCACGGGTTTAAAAACGGGGCCCAATATGGcggccatcttaaaggggcagactccttttaaaattgttttttaatttttttgtttttgctcgacaGTTCTGTCCTGGGGggcctttttttttgcttgacaatttttcctcggttttttttgggggggaggggctggtagtttttgttaaaccatctggcaaccctcgaGGGCAGTGGGAGGCTCTGAGTGTCAGGATGGCCCAGGGAGGTGGGGCTTGGGGTTGGCTGCGCCCTGCTCCCATGCGTCCTTCCCAGGTTTTATCCTGGGCCCAGttcctgctgcagcccaaccgCCAGCACTTACGCCGGCGCAGTCCTTGGGTGAGCAGGTGACGGGCGCCCTCTGCGCCGAGCGAGGCAGCACCTGGGACGCTTTGGCTCCAGCTAGAGTCATTCCAGCTTCTCGCCCCGGAGGGCCCCAGTTCACCCCCCAGGTTGCTGTTCAAGAGTGTGTCACCCACACGCTCGGTGGTGTGGCTCCCCGTCCCACGCAGGGGCACCGAGACCGCTTACAGAGAGAACGAGTCTCATGGGCGGCGGGTGAAGCCCCGCCCTTTCttgaagccacaccccttcccccagaccatACCCCTTGAATAACAACCAAGCCCGGCCCAATGCCAAgtgggggccagggctgctgtgtcccagacccagccctccccagccaccagagaaccccccagctcctccccagctgctggaggactgcactgccacagctcagccccagtccctgctgggcagtgtgggcagttttgggaagacaatgccttcccttgcctgcattcTCCACTGCCCACCATGAGTCTCCTCTCCAGCCGGAGCTGAGAGCCCCGCTGGCTTTTAGCTCGGGCCGTAGAGGGTCGTGCACTAGGCTGCAGGCTGGGTGCTGCCGGGGGGTGCGCTGATCGCTGTGTGGGGGACACGCGTGCCCAGAGCAGTGATTCTCAGCCGGGGCTCTGCCGATGACACCTACGCTTTCCTGCGGGGCTCACGCCTCCCTTCCAAAGGGTGGGGCTCTGTGGGTGGAGCAGGCTGGCAATGCCCGGCTGTGTGTAAGTGCTTTGCCGGCCTGTGGTCTCGGTGCCTAGGTGGGAGTGGAGGGCCGGAGCGGCGGCCGGTGGGGGGCTCTGATTTGCTGCGAGCTCACAGCGCCCGTGGCCTGCAGAGGGAATTT includes these proteins:
- the LOC102449016 gene encoding uncharacterized protein LOC102449016 isoform X1, whose amino-acid sequence is MESDSSYRKWDSAEEVELSLPEASGARRGRKALCLPESTQGKAIAILYVLLMLCFVVFTALVAVRLGNLSQGLEDAQLDRETIRRDAKRNLSDLQHDLVSQGLVEAQLDRETIRSDAQRNLSDLQHHLESKMSNELGGLSSQLLNVSEELAGLRRGMEKIQADQVKDPSTLQKVLEIRNLTHRLSQELAEMKQAHGGLQEAVTKVQEELQRVKGSTCTECPSGWEVFEKNCYFFSSVTKSWEDAKQACIDQGSQLVIVNTNLEQVFLAAHVTDPHVYWLGLSDSAAEGEWRWLDGSPLTIRFWEPGEPNNVGPDGEDCGSLRHSGKWNDIKCSAAALWVCERPC